A part of Paenibacillus donghaensis genomic DNA contains:
- a CDS encoding ABC transporter permease — protein MNFSKRALWSIYRRPGRSLVIFLVLITIFAFVLSALAIQSASQRANQSAREKLGSEVVLEFDYDKTLRNNQTEAGVKQINSSEVTPVTMDMAHGLTKLEHVIGYNYINYYLFAAEDFEAIPSPTQQNKGDANPIGHSFKNNISFEEIWNTSLLKEFKDSVHILIDGRHISPDDKDRQVVLIESNLAEQNDLNVGDPIKLRSKEGAVSTYSIVGIYRTTKTPADLNSFYISAVDMPYNKIYGSLFSLSGKNEDDPNVLVGRAFYYLDDPANISQFVKSAQAGNTVDFNIFKLNANEAAYKKMTAAIDSVSYSSQMMLVLISGSGALILTLIILLSVRGRISEIGILLSLGEGRAKIIGQFMLEMILLALLAFSLSPLVGEMVSTKLGDELLASEVAVSQREQEAFIQDAVFMASHDEVDIVDTIDVEITLEALKELGLIGLLIVIVATTLPIVTILRLKPKAILTKTD, from the coding sequence ATGAATTTCTCTAAGAGAGCGTTGTGGAGCATTTATAGAAGGCCTGGAAGGTCTCTCGTTATTTTTCTCGTACTCATTACCATCTTTGCTTTTGTACTCTCTGCATTGGCTATTCAATCCGCCAGCCAGCGAGCAAATCAGTCGGCAAGAGAAAAGCTCGGCAGTGAGGTTGTGCTGGAATTTGACTATGACAAAACACTTCGCAATAATCAGACGGAGGCAGGAGTAAAACAGATAAATTCCTCTGAAGTAACACCTGTAACTATGGACATGGCCCACGGTCTAACCAAACTCGAACATGTCATCGGCTATAATTATATCAATTATTATCTTTTTGCTGCAGAAGATTTCGAAGCAATTCCCAGTCCCACGCAACAGAACAAGGGGGATGCCAACCCAATAGGCCACTCTTTTAAGAATAATATCTCTTTCGAAGAAATCTGGAATACGTCATTGTTAAAGGAATTCAAAGATAGCGTTCATATTTTGATAGATGGCAGGCATATTAGTCCCGATGATAAGGATCGGCAAGTTGTATTAATTGAGAGTAACTTGGCCGAACAGAATGATCTAAACGTTGGAGACCCCATAAAATTAAGGTCTAAAGAGGGAGCAGTATCTACATACAGTATTGTAGGTATATACCGTACAACAAAAACGCCTGCTGATCTGAATTCTTTTTATATCTCTGCTGTCGATATGCCTTACAACAAAATTTACGGTTCTTTATTTTCTCTGTCCGGAAAGAATGAGGATGATCCAAATGTGCTGGTAGGGCGTGCATTTTATTATCTCGATGATCCCGCTAACATTTCACAGTTTGTGAAGTCGGCTCAGGCAGGGAATACAGTGGATTTTAATATTTTTAAACTGAATGCTAATGAGGCAGCTTATAAGAAAATGACTGCAGCCATAGATAGTGTTTCCTACTCATCTCAGATGATGCTGGTTCTTATTAGCGGTTCGGGAGCACTAATTCTAACTTTAATCATTTTGCTCTCTGTCCGTGGCAGAATTTCGGAAATCGGCATTCTATTGTCACTAGGGGAGGGAAGAGCCAAGATTATAGGGCAATTCATGTTAGAAATGATATTACTGGCCTTGCTCGCTTTCTCTTTATCCCCGTTAGTCGGTGAGATGGTGTCGACAAAACTAGGTGACGAGCTATTAGCCAGTGAAGTGGCTGTTAGTCAGAGAGAGCAGGAAGCTTTTATTCAGGATGCGGTATTTATGGCATCACATGATGAAGTAGACATCGTTGATACAATTGATGTAGAGATTACTCTGGAGGCCTTGAAGGAACTGGGTCTGATAGGTTTACTAATCGTCATAGTCGCAACTACACTACCCATTGTGACTATATTAAGATTAAAGCCAAAAGCTATTCTTACCAAGACAGATTAA
- a CDS encoding ABC transporter permease translates to MSYLRRALWSVWNNQRRTLLLLLTLTIIATLVFTSLSLYYASDQAKTHARNTLGSEVRLEYDYEKSMKNTQSEGSRISTWPTIAMAQSLSGLDDVTDYNFLRPIPFVAGNFSAVNNETMTEDVEITFDGPAFELANVSVHQVLGTVMMKEFMDGTHTLISGRHITRDDIGKRLVLMESRLADKNNLSVGDIIEVKAEVTNREAQFEIVGIYKTEWTFGDITSYISTDNIQYNIMYGSFFELSAGEITADEQKLTIAKAMYYMDAPEHITPFVEAAHQLDTVDYETFYLNTNERALQTMTFAIDKVSSFSRIMLVLVFAAGAIILSLLLFLFIRSRKTEMGILLSLGESRGKIIAQLLTETLIVLFISLVFSLIGGGIISEKTSEQLLTRQVENFELKQETYTQGAKVFVVPNNEAEPIKKLDVQLTSPVLLGLGAVGVILTIIATIFPALLILRLHPKKILAD, encoded by the coding sequence ATGAGTTATTTGCGGAGAGCCCTTTGGAGTGTCTGGAACAACCAACGCAGAACACTGCTGCTGTTGTTGACCCTAACCATCATCGCTACCTTAGTTTTTACCAGCCTATCCCTATACTATGCGTCGGATCAAGCTAAGACTCACGCTCGTAACACATTGGGCAGTGAGGTAAGGCTTGAATATGATTATGAGAAATCAATGAAGAATACTCAGAGCGAGGGCAGTCGTATTTCCACGTGGCCAACGATAGCGATGGCACAGTCTTTGAGCGGATTGGATGATGTTACGGACTACAATTTTCTAAGACCGATTCCATTTGTTGCCGGAAATTTTAGTGCTGTGAATAATGAAACGATGACAGAAGATGTGGAGATTACTTTTGATGGACCTGCTTTTGAATTAGCTAATGTTTCTGTTCATCAAGTGTTAGGAACGGTAATGATGAAGGAATTTATGGATGGAACCCATACATTAATAAGCGGTAGACACATTACTAGAGATGATATTGGGAAACGGTTGGTCTTGATGGAGAGCAGACTGGCAGACAAAAATAATTTGAGCGTAGGGGATATCATTGAAGTAAAGGCTGAAGTCACAAATCGTGAAGCGCAATTTGAAATCGTTGGAATTTACAAAACGGAATGGACATTTGGGGATATCACCTCTTATATTAGCACGGACAACATTCAGTATAACATAATGTATGGTTCTTTTTTCGAGTTAAGTGCAGGTGAGATTACAGCAGATGAGCAAAAGTTGACCATTGCAAAAGCTATGTACTACATGGATGCTCCTGAGCATATTACTCCATTTGTGGAAGCAGCACATCAATTAGACACTGTAGATTATGAGACGTTTTATCTCAATACGAATGAGAGAGCCCTTCAAACGATGACCTTTGCTATCGATAAGGTAAGCTCTTTTTCACGAATTATGCTGGTATTGGTGTTTGCTGCTGGAGCGATTATCTTGAGTCTATTGCTATTCCTATTTATACGCTCTCGGAAAACGGAAATGGGGATTTTATTATCTTTAGGTGAAAGTCGCGGGAAAATTATTGCTCAGTTGCTTACAGAAACACTCATTGTGCTGTTCATTTCACTTGTTTTTTCTCTAATTGGCGGAGGGATAATTAGTGAGAAGACGAGCGAACAGTTACTCACTAGACAAGTGGAGAATTTTGAACTCAAGCAAGAGACCTATACTCAGGGAGCTAAAGTTTTTGTTGTTCCAAACAATGAGGCCGAGCCTATTAAGAAGTTGGATGTTCAACTGACGTCACCCGTGCTATTGGGATTAGGTGCAGTAGGTGTCATTTTGACCATCATTGCTACTATATTTCCTGCTCTCTTAATATTGCGTCTTCACCCCAAAAAAATATTGGCCGATTAA
- a CDS encoding YdhK family protein, with the protein MKKQLAVLGIAAIVALSGCGNSGNDGNNGNGTTNMNTPGGTNNTNGTNTNNTQNNNAQSGNAGDHAGMNHSGSGEMAKVLKQAANPTYKVGSKVIINADHMPGMKDAEATVAGAFDTTAYTVSYTPTTGGDPVSDHKWVIHEELKDAASTPYEPGAEVVIDADHMEGMMGAKATIDSAEQTTVYMLNYTPVGGGELVKNHMWVTEDEISTKSN; encoded by the coding sequence ATGAAGAAACAACTGGCGGTACTCGGTATCGCTGCAATAGTAGCCCTCAGCGGCTGCGGGAATAGTGGAAATGACGGCAATAACGGCAATGGGACGACCAATATGAATACCCCAGGTGGAACGAATAATACGAATGGCACGAACACCAATAATACGCAGAACAACAATGCCCAGAGCGGCAATGCTGGAGACCATGCGGGCATGAATCATTCCGGCTCGGGCGAAATGGCCAAAGTGCTGAAGCAAGCCGCCAACCCGACCTATAAAGTGGGCAGCAAGGTAATCATCAATGCCGACCATATGCCGGGGATGAAGGATGCGGAGGCGACGGTTGCGGGCGCTTTTGACACTACGGCTTATACGGTATCCTATACCCCGACTACGGGCGGCGATCCGGTCAGCGATCATAAATGGGTGATTCACGAAGAACTGAAGGATGCTGCAAGTACACCCTACGAGCCAGGTGCGGAGGTAGTGATTGACGCCGACCATATGGAAGGCATGATGGGGGCCAAGGCCACCATTGATTCCGCCGAGCAGACTACGGTTTATATGCTGAATTATACCCCGGTTGGCGGCGGAGAGCTGGTCAAGAATCATATGTGGGTGACCGAAGACGAAATTTCCACCAAAAGCAATTAA
- a CDS encoding glycoside hydrolase family 30 protein — translation MDLELFPDQAYQSIMGFGGAFTEAAAYTLSRMSEDKRQEVIRRYFDPAEGLGYTLGRVHIHSCDFALGNYTYVEDNDTELTSFDIAHDHKWVLPLIHDAAKVKGSPFTMLASPWSPPAWMKTNGEMNNGGKLRPEYREAWAMYYTKFIRAYEAEGVPIWGISVQNEPAAKQTWDSCEYTAEEERDFVKAYLGPIMEREGLDNVNIVIWDHNRDIIVERASTVLNDPEAAKYVWGTGVHWYVSEDFAQVGQVHELFPDKHLLFTEGCQEGGVHLGAWETGERYARNMIGDFSNWMEGYLDWNLVLDETGGPNHVNNLCDAPVIADTQTGEVHYNSSFYYIGHFSKYVRPGAVRIGQTLLRSDISSVAFRNTDGSIAVVVLNETDASCRFSLGCGDQIADAGLPAHSIVTYVIAV, via the coding sequence GTGGATCTGGAGCTGTTCCCGGATCAAGCCTATCAGAGCATTATGGGCTTCGGCGGAGCGTTCACCGAAGCGGCAGCCTACACGCTGTCGCGGATGAGCGAAGACAAGCGGCAGGAGGTCATCCGGCGCTATTTCGATCCGGCGGAAGGACTCGGATATACGCTGGGCCGTGTGCATATTCACAGCTGTGATTTCGCGCTGGGCAACTACACTTATGTCGAGGACAACGATACGGAGCTGACGAGCTTCGATATCGCCCATGACCATAAGTGGGTGCTGCCACTGATTCACGATGCGGCCAAGGTGAAAGGCAGCCCGTTCACCATGCTGGCCTCGCCATGGAGTCCGCCGGCCTGGATGAAGACTAATGGCGAGATGAACAACGGCGGCAAGCTGAGGCCGGAATACCGCGAAGCCTGGGCCATGTACTACACCAAGTTCATCCGTGCCTATGAAGCGGAGGGTGTGCCGATCTGGGGCATCAGCGTGCAGAATGAGCCGGCGGCCAAGCAGACCTGGGATTCCTGCGAATACACGGCCGAGGAAGAGCGGGACTTCGTCAAAGCGTATCTGGGTCCAATCATGGAGCGGGAAGGCCTGGACAACGTGAATATCGTGATCTGGGACCATAACCGCGACATTATTGTCGAGCGCGCTTCGACGGTGCTAAATGACCCGGAGGCGGCCAAATATGTATGGGGCACCGGTGTGCACTGGTATGTCTCTGAGGATTTCGCCCAGGTGGGCCAGGTGCATGAGCTGTTCCCGGACAAACATCTGCTGTTCACCGAAGGCTGCCAGGAGGGTGGCGTGCACCTCGGCGCCTGGGAGACAGGCGAGCGTTATGCCCGCAATATGATCGGCGACTTCAGCAACTGGATGGAGGGATACCTGGACTGGAACCTTGTGCTCGATGAGACGGGCGGGCCGAACCATGTCAACAATCTGTGTGATGCGCCGGTGATTGCCGATACGCAGACTGGAGAGGTTCACTATAACAGCTCCTTCTACTACATTGGCCATTTCAGCAAATATGTGCGCCCCGGAGCCGTGCGGATCGGCCAGACTCTGCTGCGCAGCGACATCTCCTCCGTCGCCTTCCGCAACACGGACGGTAGCATTGCTGTTGTCGTGCTGAATGAAACTGATGCGAGCTGCCGCTTCAGCCTCGGCTGCGGCGATCAGATTGCCGATGCCGGGCTTCCGGCACATTCGATTGTCACTTATGTCATCGCTGTTTGA
- a CDS encoding glycoside hydrolase family 30 protein, whose protein sequence is MPEFKIYQSTGEQELFVEQSLQQVTAAASETVSAVVTVDDQQTFQEMDGFGASFTDSAAFLIHQVLDDEQRQEVMIKLFDPQEGIGLSVLRNPMGASDYARSVYSYNDLPAGETDLELKQFSVAHDEADIIPLLQQALKLNPQVKLMASPWSAPGWMKTSGSMIGGELKPEFYQAHADYFVRYIQAYAQHGLPIYAVTPQNEPLFEPQHYPSMLMLADAQSRFIRDYLKPALVNHDIDAKILCYDHNWDRPDYPLTVLEQAEAVVDGVAWHWYGGETSAQSAVLQAFAGTEVHFTEGSGGEWIPPFEQAFSNVMRTGIEILRNHSKSLVLWNMALDENNGPTVPGFGRSTCRGIVQINQQTRELVYTLDYYALAHFSQIIRPKALRLAAEASKETIRCVAFRNTDQSLALVLFNDSEENEHVSVQLPGAAPITITMAAKSAVSVLSNPSV, encoded by the coding sequence ATGCCGGAATTTAAGATTTACCAGTCTACAGGTGAACAGGAGTTGTTCGTCGAACAATCCTTGCAGCAAGTAACCGCTGCTGCTTCAGAAACGGTAAGTGCGGTTGTGACCGTGGATGATCAGCAGACGTTCCAGGAGATGGACGGTTTCGGGGCTTCTTTTACCGATTCGGCAGCCTTTCTGATCCATCAGGTTCTGGACGATGAGCAACGGCAGGAGGTTATGATCAAGCTGTTTGACCCGCAGGAGGGGATCGGCTTGTCCGTGCTGCGCAATCCGATGGGTGCGTCAGACTACGCCAGAAGTGTCTACAGCTACAACGATCTGCCGGCAGGTGAAACCGACCTGGAGCTGAAGCAATTCTCGGTGGCCCATGATGAAGCGGATATCATCCCGCTGCTGCAGCAGGCGCTGAAGCTGAATCCGCAGGTGAAGCTGATGGCTTCCCCGTGGAGTGCGCCCGGCTGGATGAAGACGAGCGGCTCGATGATTGGCGGAGAGCTGAAGCCGGAGTTCTATCAGGCCCATGCCGATTATTTCGTGCGCTATATTCAGGCCTATGCGCAGCATGGCTTGCCGATCTACGCGGTCACCCCGCAGAATGAGCCGCTGTTCGAGCCACAGCATTATCCAAGCATGCTGATGCTTGCCGATGCGCAGAGCCGGTTTATCCGGGACTATCTGAAGCCGGCTTTGGTTAACCATGACATCGATGCCAAAATTCTCTGCTACGACCACAACTGGGATCGTCCCGATTATCCGCTGACGGTGCTGGAGCAGGCGGAAGCTGTGGTGGATGGCGTGGCTTGGCATTGGTATGGCGGGGAAACGTCGGCGCAGAGCGCGGTGCTGCAGGCTTTTGCCGGCACAGAAGTGCATTTCACCGAAGGCTCGGGCGGGGAGTGGATTCCCCCCTTCGAGCAGGCCTTCTCCAATGTGATGCGGACCGGAATTGAAATTCTGCGGAATCACAGCAAGTCGCTTGTGCTGTGGAACATGGCTCTGGATGAGAACAACGGCCCTACCGTTCCGGGCTTTGGCCGCAGCACCTGCCGCGGAATTGTGCAGATTAACCAGCAGACACGGGAGCTTGTGTATACGCTGGACTATTACGCGCTGGCGCATTTCAGCCAAATTATCCGTCCTAAGGCGCTGCGGCTTGCAGCCGAGGCGAGCAAGGAAACGATTCGCTGTGTGGCGTTCAGGAATACGGATCAATCGCTAGCGCTGGTACTGTTCAATGACAGTGAAGAGAATGAGCATGTAAGTGTACAACTGCCGGGCGCAGCTCCGATAACCATCACGATGGCCGCCAAAAGTGCGGTATCGGTGTTAAGTAACCCATCTGTCTAG
- a CDS encoding sugar ABC transporter substrate-binding protein — protein MSILNNAVGKKGLKLCAGLLASALLVTGCGGGGGSKGADKENWISIEDRYTVDAETPAWQLDKKEEVTDLTWYVNADWWNTDFGKDIVTKKIKEDLNINIKFITGDDTKLNTFFAGGDMPDLLTIFDSNSPVVQKASTWALPLNDLAEKYDPYFNKVAAQDTLNWFQLADGKTYGYPNYSNTQADYDSGNIPAKTAFIIRKDVYEALGKPSMGTQEEFRKVLSQIRTEFPAMIPFGFNSIGEGSGSLGDVFQDFLGVPLENEDGSFYNRNLDEDYLSWVKTLNGAYRDGNISDDSFADDGTAFEEKVKSGKYATMLLDGTPQQGGNLQIFLSANPGKEYIAIDGPQSTAGHEPLLNQSGITGWMISYITQDCKDPAKAMQVFTYLLSEEGQKLMNYGIEGETYKTNADGTVELLPEVKDLQLNNAEKFKKEYRMGEFMFFGHDRHKALSQDAFPEAIKQMQEWGKGKLKPHFILENINPNQGTPEARGLTAINTKWNTTLVSMVRAKDDTAFDSTLADYKSFLEDNSWDKITLIRTDKMKQNKEKLGIE, from the coding sequence ATGTCTATCCTTAATAACGCAGTGGGCAAAAAAGGGCTTAAACTCTGTGCCGGGCTGCTTGCTTCAGCACTTTTGGTAACAGGCTGTGGCGGAGGCGGAGGGTCCAAGGGGGCCGACAAGGAGAACTGGATTTCCATTGAGGACCGCTATACGGTTGACGCCGAAACACCGGCTTGGCAGTTGGATAAGAAGGAGGAGGTCACCGATCTGACCTGGTACGTGAACGCAGACTGGTGGAACACCGATTTCGGCAAGGATATCGTCACCAAAAAAATCAAGGAAGACCTGAACATCAACATCAAGTTCATCACAGGAGACGACACGAAGCTGAACACCTTCTTCGCGGGCGGCGATATGCCGGATCTGCTGACGATTTTTGACTCCAACTCTCCAGTGGTGCAAAAGGCTTCCACATGGGCGCTGCCACTGAATGACTTGGCTGAGAAATATGATCCGTATTTCAATAAGGTGGCGGCCCAGGATACGCTGAACTGGTTCCAGCTGGCTGATGGCAAAACCTACGGTTACCCGAACTATTCCAATACACAGGCTGATTATGACAGCGGTAACATTCCAGCCAAAACGGCCTTTATTATCCGCAAGGATGTATATGAGGCGCTGGGCAAACCCAGCATGGGCACACAGGAAGAGTTCCGCAAGGTGCTGAGCCAGATCCGAACCGAGTTCCCGGCCATGATTCCGTTCGGCTTCAACTCGATCGGCGAAGGCTCAGGCTCGCTGGGCGATGTGTTCCAGGATTTCCTGGGCGTGCCGCTGGAGAATGAGGACGGCAGCTTCTACAACCGCAATCTGGATGAGGATTATCTGAGCTGGGTGAAGACGCTGAACGGCGCTTACCGTGATGGAAATATCAGCGATGACAGCTTCGCCGATGACGGTACGGCTTTTGAAGAAAAGGTGAAATCGGGCAAATATGCGACCATGCTCCTGGACGGCACACCGCAGCAGGGCGGCAATCTGCAGATCTTCCTGAGCGCCAATCCGGGTAAGGAATATATCGCCATCGACGGTCCACAGAGCACAGCCGGCCACGAGCCGCTGCTGAACCAGTCGGGCATCACGGGCTGGATGATCAGCTACATTACCCAGGATTGCAAGGACCCGGCCAAAGCGATGCAGGTCTTCACCTACCTGCTGAGTGAAGAGGGACAGAAGCTGATGAACTACGGAATCGAAGGCGAAACGTACAAGACCAATGCCGACGGTACGGTCGAATTGTTGCCGGAAGTCAAGGATCTGCAGCTGAACAATGCCGAGAAGTTCAAGAAGGAATACCGGATGGGCGAGTTTATGTTCTTCGGCCATGACCGCCATAAGGCGCTAAGCCAGGATGCCTTCCCGGAAGCGATCAAACAGATGCAGGAATGGGGCAAAGGCAAGCTGAAGCCGCATTTTATTCTGGAGAACATCAACCCGAACCAGGGGACACCGGAAGCACGCGGGCTGACTGCAATCAATACGAAATGGAACACCACCTTGGTAAGTATGGTCCGGGCCAAAGATGATACTGCGTTTGACAGCACGCTTGCTGACTACAAATCCTTCCTGGAAGACAACAGCTGGGATAAAATCACCCTGATCCGTACCGACAAAATGAAGCAGAACAAAGAAAAGCTGGGCATTGAGTAA
- a CDS encoding carbohydrate ABC transporter permease, producing MNRKVVKQDLDSRIFDALNVSLLFIFTVIIVVPLWNVIISSFSSGRALAEGGFIFWSKEFSLENYRAVFQDQSIWQSFFISVSKTFIGVVTHVFFCAMVGYGLSKRYIRGRKLYVALGVITMFFSGGMIPTYLLIKSLGLLNSFWVYIIPALFSYYDVVILMNFFRNVPDSLEESAKIDGAGDWRVFLKIFIPLSMPAMATIAMFNGVGQWNDFMTTKLYITDQALYPLQMKLYEIIVQSQTQSMQNVGGSAVIETTTKGVQLATIVITTLPIVAMYPVLQRYFISGMMMGAVKE from the coding sequence ATGAACCGGAAGGTGGTCAAACAAGATCTCGACAGCCGGATCTTTGATGCGCTAAATGTAAGTTTGCTGTTCATCTTCACCGTCATTATTGTCGTTCCGCTCTGGAACGTTATCATCTCTTCCTTCAGCTCCGGCAGGGCGCTGGCGGAAGGCGGATTCATCTTCTGGTCGAAGGAATTCTCGCTGGAGAATTACCGCGCCGTCTTTCAGGACCAGAGTATCTGGCAGTCCTTTTTCATCTCGGTGTCCAAGACGTTTATCGGGGTAGTCACCCACGTGTTCTTTTGTGCCATGGTCGGTTACGGTCTGAGCAAAAGATACATACGGGGACGCAAGCTCTATGTCGCGCTGGGTGTGATTACGATGTTCTTCTCCGGCGGGATGATTCCGACGTACCTGCTGATCAAGTCGCTGGGGCTGCTCAACAGCTTCTGGGTGTATATTATTCCCGCTCTGTTCAGCTATTACGATGTGGTCATTCTGATGAATTTCTTCCGCAATGTGCCGGATTCGCTGGAGGAATCAGCCAAAATCGACGGAGCCGGCGACTGGCGTGTCTTCCTGAAGATTTTCATTCCGCTGTCCATGCCGGCGATGGCTACGATTGCCATGTTCAATGGGGTAGGGCAATGGAATGACTTCATGACAACCAAGCTTTATATTACCGACCAGGCCTTGTATCCTCTGCAGATGAAGCTGTATGAGATTATTGTGCAGTCCCAGACCCAGTCGATGCAGAATGTTGGTGGCTCCGCCGTGATCGAAACGACCACCAAGGGGGTCCAGCTGGCGACCATTGTGATTACCACGCTGCCGATTGTAGCGATGTATCCGGTGCTGCAGCGGTATTTTATCTCAGGCATGATGATGGGTGCAGTGAAGGAGTAG
- a CDS encoding ABC transporter permease: protein MRTMKEKPMGQRIKEFVADFRRQWEIQSMVIPGIIFMIVFCFIPIYGLTIAFKSYTVIDTLDSAPWVGLDNFRIILSDRYFWDAVVNTLGISFLKLGIGFIIPIILAIMIYELNIGRYKKFVQTISYLPHFLSWIVLGGMLITWFSTSGLFNQLLLNLGLISQPQNILLDPGKYWWIATLSDIWKEAGWGTILYLAIMSKIDPTYYEAAKIDGAGRLRQIWNITLPNMKTIISLNLILTVSGLLGSNLDQTLVLMNSQNRERAEVINSYVYRMGMTQGDFSYATAVGLGVSIVSVILLVTANKVTSKLNDNQSVL from the coding sequence ATGCGAACCATGAAAGAGAAACCCATGGGGCAGAGAATCAAAGAATTTGTGGCGGACTTCCGGCGGCAATGGGAGATTCAGTCGATGGTCATACCCGGCATTATTTTTATGATCGTATTCTGTTTCATCCCGATTTACGGACTAACCATTGCGTTCAAAAGCTACACCGTGATTGACACGCTGGACTCCGCACCCTGGGTGGGGCTGGACAACTTCAGAATCATCCTCTCGGACCGTTACTTCTGGGATGCAGTAGTCAATACGCTGGGGATCAGCTTCCTGAAGCTGGGGATCGGGTTCATCATTCCGATTATCCTGGCGATTATGATCTACGAATTAAATATTGGCCGCTACAAAAAATTCGTCCAGACTATCTCGTATCTGCCTCACTTTCTGTCCTGGATCGTGCTGGGCGGGATGCTGATTACCTGGTTCTCGACGTCAGGCTTGTTTAACCAGCTGCTGCTGAACCTGGGTCTGATCTCGCAGCCGCAGAACATTCTGCTTGATCCGGGCAAATACTGGTGGATTGCCACCTTGTCCGACATCTGGAAGGAAGCCGGCTGGGGAACGATCCTGTATCTGGCGATCATGTCCAAGATTGATCCCACCTATTACGAAGCGGCCAAGATTGATGGTGCCGGACGGCTCAGACAGATCTGGAATATTACGCTTCCCAATATGAAGACGATTATCAGCTTAAATCTGATCCTTACTGTAAGCGGTTTATTGGGCTCGAATCTGGATCAGACGCTGGTACTGATGAACTCGCAGAACCGGGAAAGAGCGGAAGTCATCAACTCCTATGTGTACCGGATGGGGATGACGCAAGGCGACTTCTCCTACGCAACCGCTGTAGGGCTGGGTGTCTCGATCGTTTCCGTGATCCTGCTGGTTACCGCCAACAAAGTCACCAGTAAATTAAATGATAATCAATCGGTCTTATAG
- a CDS encoding LacI family DNA-binding transcriptional regulator — MAKITIKDVAREAGVSISTVSNALNNVDVLNPETKAHVLQVAKRLNYVPNLNGKQLKSGKTKMLGFFTTSVSGPYFYKLVEAMANECDRLGYGLNVFVTKDKQVVMSNILGRRVDGVIIYEEFRIDEKDIMAMKKEKIKAVFLDRILENETMGSVIFDSHESAYEATKYLIGLGHKKIAYISGVDTMFDSVERQAGYQAALRQYELPVSEDYILQGYFEEGSTYNAVKSFLHHQPGRLPDAFLAGNDLSAMGCIQALRSRGFEVPGDVSVMGFDDIDIAQYYTPSLTTVRNQIARQGILAIGQLVRMIQKKDQGQVQKLAGELIVRGSTHVKIGRNDI, encoded by the coding sequence ATGGCGAAGATAACCATTAAAGACGTGGCCCGCGAAGCGGGAGTCTCAATCTCAACGGTCTCCAATGCATTGAACAATGTGGATGTGCTGAATCCGGAGACCAAAGCACATGTGCTGCAGGTGGCGAAGCGGCTGAATTATGTTCCGAACCTTAACGGCAAGCAGTTGAAGTCGGGGAAGACGAAGATGCTTGGGTTTTTCACCACCAGTGTATCGGGTCCATACTTCTACAAGCTGGTTGAAGCCATGGCCAATGAATGCGACAGGCTCGGCTACGGGCTGAATGTGTTCGTCACGAAGGATAAGCAGGTGGTGATGAGCAATATTCTCGGCCGCCGTGTCGATGGGGTTATTATCTATGAAGAGTTCCGCATTGACGAGAAGGACATTATGGCGATGAAGAAAGAGAAGATCAAAGCGGTTTTCCTCGACCGGATACTGGAGAATGAAACGATGGGCAGTGTGATTTTTGATTCCCATGAATCCGCGTATGAGGCGACCAAATATCTGATCGGCCTCGGCCATAAGAAGATTGCCTATATTTCGGGCGTGGACACCATGTTTGACAGCGTGGAGCGCCAAGCGGGTTATCAGGCCGCGCTGCGGCAATACGAGCTTCCGGTGAGCGAGGATTACATCCTGCAGGGCTATTTTGAGGAAGGCAGCACCTATAATGCGGTCAAGTCCTTTCTGCATCATCAGCCGGGCAGGCTGCCCGATGCCTTTCTGGCAGGGAATGACCTCAGCGCGATGGGCTGTATCCAGGCGCTGCGCAGCCGCGGGTTCGAGGTTCCCGGGGATGTCAGCGTCATGGGCTTCGATGATATCGACATTGCCCAGTATTACACGCCTTCGCTCACAACCGTGCGCAACCAGATCGCCAGACAGGGCATTCTGGCCATCGGCCAGCTGGTGCGGATGATTCAGAAGAAGGACCAGGGGCAGGTACAGAAGCTGGCGGGCGAGCTGATCGTGCGCGGCTCCACTCATGTGAAGATCGGACGGAATGATATCTGA